The Vanessa cardui chromosome 9, ilVanCard2.1, whole genome shotgun sequence genome has a window encoding:
- the LOC124532285 gene encoding protein tramtrack, beta isoform-like isoform X1, which translates to MGSEHYCLRWNNHQSNLLGVFSQLLHDESLVDVTLACSEGASIRAHKVVLSACSSYFRSLFVDHPSRHPIVILKDVGLEELRTLVDFMYKGEVNVQYCQLPALLKTAESLQVKGLAEMTTLSAAGIDTRNVPEPMEECQQQDIRECTESHERLDERDIRDKEERREVKESREIRERDCKDIRDGHRESRETRDLGGHRERDREREREPRDLIRETRDSRDPRDHRESRDHRELRDVKDNREPRDLREIRDARDLRDARDQREAVEASPPRISPLLSVRRFRPETSIETPTLTHPPIPKDEPPDEPMRPSSPEDDSVSIRSNGANENVGINMIINSHGGLGPRYSPVEQRLSVLNTLPHPGLPHPSHSSLSSPRNEPIAGPSGLPPVQQVPLSLKKEADWDRSNEEKSVESAPEYRMQHESMCLDMTCGSPNIASPIPPSSPTALPLWSPLLALQACRLRRYLSDDCMAYQSRHLLHSERRRCGVCLASFPSTWLLERHAALQHASQSSTDDKPFVCEQCGQSYRYRSAYVKHREQNHRARLPADKLFTCDVCGMQFRYLKSFKKHRLNHTLERLHTKNTDQPEGIDQVTSTNEVLIGQCGEMDLSMKKKNRTDVVRTPPIDVIVDGEQDSTVDSNGPTDSIVTVDDSNDCRNSSADSETKRDESVTNERRRVPVSFASVSSMADSSESESRGDSKLESSSSHSGILGFLQNDDRQRDRERRFACPFCGKCVRSKENLKLHVRKHTGERPFVCLFCGRAFGGKSDLTRHLRIHTGERPYHCEACGKCFARADYLSKHLTTHVHNAR; encoded by the exons ATGGGAAGTGAGCACTATTGCCTGAGGTGGAACAATCATCAGAGCAACTTGCTCGGCGTTTTCAGCCAACTGCTACACGACGAAAGCTTGGTGGACGTAACGCTCGCCTGTTCCGAAGGTGCCTCCATCCGGGCTCATAAG GTAGTACTATCAGCGTGCTCATCTTACTTCCGTTCGCTATTTGTGGACCATCCTTCGCGTCATCCAATCGTGATCCTCAAGGACGTGGGTTTGGAGGAGCTCCGAACGCTCGTAGACTTCATGTACAAGGGCGAGGTTAACGTCCAATATTGCCAACTGCCTGCTCTCCTTAAAACTGCTGAGAGCCTACAG gtcaaaggaCTAGCTGAAATGACTACGCTTAGCGCAGCCGGCATTGACACGAGGAACGTTCCGGAACCGATGGAGGAGTGCCAACAACAAGATATTAGGGAATGTACAGAATCGCATGAGAGGTTAGATGAGCGAGATATACGCGACAAAGAAGAACGGAGGGAAGTAAAAGAAAGCCGTGAAATCCGTGAAAGGGATTGCAAAGATATAAGAGATGGTCATAGAGAATCTCGAGAAACAAGAGATTTAGGTGGGCATAGAGAAAGAGACAGAGAACGCGAAAGAGAACCACGGGACTTGATACGGGAAACTCGAGATTCACGAGACCCACGGGATCATAGAGAATCTAGAGATCACAGAGAATTACGAGATGTTAAAGATAATAGAGAGCCTAGAGACCTTCGCGAAATAAGGGATGCAAGAGATCTTCGTGATGCTCGCGATCAACGGGAAGCCGTTGAAGCTTCTCCACCAAGAATATCACCCTTACTTTCTGTGAGACGGTTTAGGCCTGAAACGTCAATTGAAACTCCTACATTAACGCATCCACCTATACCAAAAGACGAGCCGCCCGACGAACCAATGCGACCATCATCACCTGAAGACGACTCTGTTTCAATTAGGTCCAATGGTGCGAATGAGAACGTGG gcataaatatgataataaacaGTCATGGTGGCTTGGGGCCGCGCTACTCTCCCGTTGAACAAAGGCTCAGTGTGCTGAACACATTACCGCATCCCGGATTGCCTCATCCCTCACACAGTTCATTGTCGAGTCCAAGAAATGAACCTATAGCAGGCCCATCCGGGTTGCCTCCTGTTCAACAAGTACCTTtg tCTTTGAAAAAAGAAGCTGATTGGGATAGGAGTAATGAAGAGAAGAGTGTGGAGTCAGCACCGGAGTACCGGATGCAGCATGAAtct ATGTGCTTGGATATGACATGTGGCTCTCCAAATATTGCAAGTCCCATACCCCCCAGTAGTCCAACAGCACTGCCTCTGTGGTCGCCGCTTCTGGCCCTGCAAGCTTGCCGTCTCCGCAGGTATCTTAGCGATGATTGTATGGCATACCAGAGCCGCCACTTACTTCATTCTGAAAGGCGCCGATGTGGCGTCTGCCTCGCTTCCTTTCCCTCGACTTGGCTTTTAGAACGTCATGCCGCCCTTCAGCACGCGTCCCAGTCTTCTACCGATGATAAGCCGTTCGTCTGCGAACAATGCGGACAGAGCTACCGCTATAGATCCGCTTATGTGAAGCATAGAGAACAAAACCACCGAGCAAGATTACCAGCGGATAAGTTATTTACTTGTGACGTGTGTGGCATGCAGTTTCGGTATCTTAAATCCTTCAAAAAACATCGCCTCAACCATACTTTGGAAAGACTTCACACTAAAAACACTGACCAACCGGAAGGTATAGACCAAGTCACTAGTACTAATGAAGTTTTAATCGGTCAGTGCGGCGAAATGGATTTATCCATGAAGAAGAAAAATAGAACTGACGTCGTCAGAACGCCACCTATCGACGTCATTGTCGATGGCGAACAAGATAGTACCGTAGACTCGAACGGACCCACTGATTCTATCGTTACCGTCGACGATTCCAATGACTGCAGGAACTCGAGCGCAGATAGCGAAACAAAGAGGGACGAATCCGTCACAAATGAAAGAAGACGCGTTCCCGTATCCTTCGCAAGCGTCAGCTCCATGGCGGACAGCTCCGAGAGCGAGTCACGTGGCGACAGTAAACTCGAAAGTTCCAGTTCACATTCCGGCATCCTGGGATTTCTGCAAAACGacgacagacagagagacagggAAAGGAGATTCGCTTGTCCGTTCTGTGGTAAATGTGTGAGATCGAAGGAGAATTTGAAGCTGCACGTGAGGAAGCACACCGGCGAACGGCCGTTCGTGTGTCTGTTCTGCGGCCGAGCGTTCGGCGGGAAGAGCGACCTGACGCGCCACCTGCGCATCCACACGGGCGAGCGGCCCTACCACTGCGAGGCGTGCGGGAAGTGCTTCGCGCGCGCCGACTACCTCTCCAAGCACTTGACCACGCACGTTCACAACGCCCGCTGA
- the LOC124532285 gene encoding protein tramtrack, beta isoform-like isoform X2, with amino-acid sequence MGSEHYCLRWNNHQSNLLGVFSQLLHDESLVDVTLACSEGASIRAHKVVLSACSSYFRSLFVDHPSRHPIVILKDVGLEELRTLVDFMYKGEVNVQYCQLPALLKTAESLQVKGLAEMTTLSAAGIDTRNVPEPMEECQQQDIRECTESHERLDERDIRDKEERREVKESREIRERDCKDIRDGHRESRETRDLGGHRERDREREREPRDLIRETRDSRDPRDHRESRDHRELRDVKDNREPRDLREIRDARDLRDARDQREAVEASPPRISPLLSVRRFRPETSIETPTLTHPPIPKDEPPDEPMRPSSPEDDSVSIRSNGANENVGINMIINSHGGLGPRYSPVEQRLSVLNTLPHPGLPHPSHSSLSSPRNEPIAGPSGLPPVQQVPLSLKKEADWDRSNEEKSVESAPEYRMQHESEYEGSGRGRIDEGERAYPCIHCGAAFPHQSKLTRHILTTHTLDTLKYRDALMGRPMGLPMIGQFSEPTYMSMPTEESPLDLDIGPVEPGNVVLCKFCGKSFPDVSSLIAHLPVHTGDRPFKCEFCGKAFKLRHHMKDHCRVHTGERPFRCVLCGKTFSRSTILKAHEKTHYPKYARKFLSPSPVDTEEESPHQ; translated from the exons ATGGGAAGTGAGCACTATTGCCTGAGGTGGAACAATCATCAGAGCAACTTGCTCGGCGTTTTCAGCCAACTGCTACACGACGAAAGCTTGGTGGACGTAACGCTCGCCTGTTCCGAAGGTGCCTCCATCCGGGCTCATAAG GTAGTACTATCAGCGTGCTCATCTTACTTCCGTTCGCTATTTGTGGACCATCCTTCGCGTCATCCAATCGTGATCCTCAAGGACGTGGGTTTGGAGGAGCTCCGAACGCTCGTAGACTTCATGTACAAGGGCGAGGTTAACGTCCAATATTGCCAACTGCCTGCTCTCCTTAAAACTGCTGAGAGCCTACAG gtcaaaggaCTAGCTGAAATGACTACGCTTAGCGCAGCCGGCATTGACACGAGGAACGTTCCGGAACCGATGGAGGAGTGCCAACAACAAGATATTAGGGAATGTACAGAATCGCATGAGAGGTTAGATGAGCGAGATATACGCGACAAAGAAGAACGGAGGGAAGTAAAAGAAAGCCGTGAAATCCGTGAAAGGGATTGCAAAGATATAAGAGATGGTCATAGAGAATCTCGAGAAACAAGAGATTTAGGTGGGCATAGAGAAAGAGACAGAGAACGCGAAAGAGAACCACGGGACTTGATACGGGAAACTCGAGATTCACGAGACCCACGGGATCATAGAGAATCTAGAGATCACAGAGAATTACGAGATGTTAAAGATAATAGAGAGCCTAGAGACCTTCGCGAAATAAGGGATGCAAGAGATCTTCGTGATGCTCGCGATCAACGGGAAGCCGTTGAAGCTTCTCCACCAAGAATATCACCCTTACTTTCTGTGAGACGGTTTAGGCCTGAAACGTCAATTGAAACTCCTACATTAACGCATCCACCTATACCAAAAGACGAGCCGCCCGACGAACCAATGCGACCATCATCACCTGAAGACGACTCTGTTTCAATTAGGTCCAATGGTGCGAATGAGAACGTGG gcataaatatgataataaacaGTCATGGTGGCTTGGGGCCGCGCTACTCTCCCGTTGAACAAAGGCTCAGTGTGCTGAACACATTACCGCATCCCGGATTGCCTCATCCCTCACACAGTTCATTGTCGAGTCCAAGAAATGAACCTATAGCAGGCCCATCCGGGTTGCCTCCTGTTCAACAAGTACCTTtg tCTTTGAAAAAAGAAGCTGATTGGGATAGGAGTAATGAAGAGAAGAGTGTGGAGTCAGCACCGGAGTACCGGATGCAGCATGAAtct GAGTACGAAGGGTCCGGTAGGGGGAGAATTGATGAAGGGGAGAGGGCGTACCCTTGCATACATTGCGGAGCGGCGTTCCCACATCAGAGCAAACTAACAAGGCATATATTGACGACACACACTCTCGACACTTTGAAGTATCGCGACGCTTTAATGGGCAGGCCCATGGGATTACCAATGATCGGGCAGTTTAGCGAACCGACTTACATGAGTATGCCGACGGAAGAGTCGCCCCTAGATTTAGATATCGGTCCCGTTGAGCCTGGGAATGTCGTTTTGTGCAAATTTTGCGGCAAGAGTTTTCCTGACGTGTCATCTTTAATAGCGCATTTACCAGTGCACACCGGAGATCGACCTTTTAAGTGTGAATTTTGTGGAAAGGCGTTTAAATTGAGGCATCATATGAAGGACCATTGTAGAGTGCATACAG gtGAGCGACCGTTTCGGTGTGTTCTGTGCGGCAAAACGTTTTCGCGGTCAACGATATTGAAAGCGCACGAGAAGACACATTACCCGAAGTACGCGAGGAAGTTTCTGTCGCCGAGTCCCGTCGACACGGAAGAGGAGAGTCCACATCAATGA